The following are encoded together in the Clostridium sp. BJN0013 genome:
- a CDS encoding GyrI-like domain-containing protein, which yields MYTIGQFSKIAKLSSKVLRHYDKIGLLKPEYVNADNGYRYYDLKQIKHVIVINKLKSYGFFLEEIKSILFENDLEELKRLMEIKIKSLTEELNYNEFILNQMKYEFEKLVKGEDIMEENRKFNIILKDQEPLNVLSIRDNISMDYIGGLIGKVYENVYKNGLKPTGNIMSIYYLQNEEEDFNHDNADVEVCIPVDKEFNSDSINTRVLEGGLHAYTTFIGPYSEISQAYGAMMEWVKHNKYKISRPPFEKYIKGPEEGHNPQDFITEIYFPVVKM from the coding sequence TTGCAAAGTTATCATCAAAAGTTTTAAGACACTATGATAAAATTGGATTGCTAAAACCGGAGTATGTAAATGCCGACAATGGATATAGATATTATGATTTAAAGCAAATAAAACATGTTATAGTTATTAATAAGTTAAAATCCTATGGTTTTTTTCTTGAAGAAATAAAAAGCATCTTGTTTGAAAATGATTTAGAAGAACTAAAAAGACTTATGGAAATTAAAATCAAGAGTTTAACAGAAGAACTTAATTATAATGAATTTATATTAAATCAAATGAAATATGAATTTGAAAAATTAGTAAAAGGAGAAGATATTATGGAGGAAAATAGAAAATTTAATATCATTTTAAAGGATCAAGAACCTCTTAATGTTTTAAGTATAAGAGATAATATTTCTATGGATTATATAGGAGGTTTAATAGGAAAGGTATATGAAAATGTATATAAAAATGGATTAAAGCCTACAGGTAATATAATGTCTATTTATTATCTACAAAATGAAGAGGAAGACTTTAATCATGATAATGCAGATGTAGAAGTATGTATACCTGTAGATAAAGAATTTAATTCTGACAGCATCAACACCAGAGTATTGGAAGGAGGATTACATGCCTATACCACTTTTATAGGACCTTATAGTGAGATTTCTCAGGCTTATGGAGCCATGATGGAATGGGTAAAGCATAATAAATATAAAATCTCAAGACCACCTTTTGAAAAATATATAAAAGGGCCTGAAGAGGGGCACAATCCACAAGATTTTATTACAGAAATATATTTTCCTGTAGTTAAAATGTAA